One window from the genome of Pelobates fuscus isolate aPelFus1 chromosome 13, aPelFus1.pri, whole genome shotgun sequence encodes:
- the LOC134582458 gene encoding C-reactive protein-like isoform X1 codes for MDGYMIFFIILTGAMAHQDLEDKSLIIPRQDDYSYFILKPEEPKPMSSFTVCLQSFSELIEYSLFSLATEKEANALLIYPMPGNMVYVYVGNEEIRFKVDEGLYEWKHICVSWTSETGVTQLWVNGKLYPRKVCKKGYSFPASTSVILGQDQDSFGGKFDKNQSYTGEISDVHMWDYVLSPEKIQKVHFSEFSGNVLNWRSLEMQKKGDVLIEPKILSRSSRMKNVCAI; via the exons ATGGACGGATACatgatttttttcattattcttaCTGGAGCTATGGCACACCAAG ATTTGGAAGATAAATCCTTAATTATTCCCAGGCAAGATGACTATTCATACTTCATTCTGAAACCAGAGGAGCCCAAGCCAATGAGCAGTTTCACTGTCTGCCTTCAATCCTTCTCTGAATTAATTGAATATTCTCTTTTTTCTTTGGCCACTGAAAAAGAGGCTAATGCCCTTTTAATTTACCCAATGCCAGGAAATATGGTCTATGTTTATGTAGGTAATGAAGAAATCCGTTTCAAGGTAGATGAAGGTCTTTATGAATGGAAGCACATCTGTGTGAGCTGGACCTCTGAAACTGGAGTGACTCAGCTTTGGGTGAATGGAAAACTGTATCCTAGGAAGGTTTGCAAAAAAGGGTATTCATTTCCTGCCTCAACCAGCGTAATACTGGGACAGGATCAGGACTCCTTTGGAGGAAAATTTGATAAAAACCAATCCTACACAGGTGAAATATCCGATGTCCACATGTGGGATTATGTGTTGTCCCCTGAAAAAATACAGAAGGTTCATTTTAGTGAATTTAGTGGGAATGTCCTCAATTGGAGGTCTCTAGAAATGCAAAAGAAAGGTGATGTCCTTATTGAGCCAAAAATATTGAGCAGGTCATCAAGAATGAAGAATGTATGTGCCATATGA